From a region of the Armatimonadota bacterium genome:
- a CDS encoding N-acetylmuramoyl-L-alanine amidase translates to MEKGAALKVALDAGHGSRGKSSHTGAAANGLIEDEIALDLVKRIGHHIRLAGYQTLLTRADEKMTALSARGKMAVVDNCDLFVSIHCNAGPSIAQGVEAFVAEGDTRSAEVAKVLAGCVAAKGMVNRGVKWDSQSQHSNLRVLRDTYKHMPAMLLEIGFLTNARDALHLKDKFFREAVSIEIAKACIKCIK, encoded by the coding sequence GTGGAAAAAGGCGCGGCATTAAAAGTTGCTCTGGATGCAGGACACGGCTCTCGCGGAAAGTCATCACACACAGGCGCGGCGGCAAACGGGCTTATTGAGGACGAGATTGCGCTCGACCTTGTGAAGCGAATAGGCCATCACATAAGGCTCGCCGGATATCAGACACTCTTAACTCGAGCAGACGAGAAGATGACTGCTCTGTCGGCGCGCGGAAAGATGGCTGTTGTCGATAATTGCGATCTGTTCGTTTCGATACACTGCAATGCAGGGCCTTCGATTGCGCAAGGCGTTGAAGCTTTTGTGGCTGAGGGAGATACTCGCAGCGCCGAAGTCGCCAAGGTTTTAGCAGGCTGCGTGGCTGCGAAGGGTATGGTCAATCGAGGTGTGAAGTGGGACTCGCAGAGCCAGCACTCGAACCTGAGAGTGCTGAGGGACACCTATAAGCACATGCCCGCAATGCTGCTCGAGATCGGATTTCTGACAAATGCCAGGGACGCCCTGCATCTGAAGGACAAGTTCTTCAGAGAGGCCGTATCGATTGAGATCGCAAAAGCATGCATCAAATGCATAAAATAG
- a CDS encoding YHS domain-containing protein: MVKCPVCKVELSGDGKVLYTISGAKPIEGYTVFRNGETYRFCSQECRAEFEAEPEKYSGGG, encoded by the coding sequence ATGGTTAAGTGTCCTGTTTGTAAAGTCGAGCTATCGGGGGACGGCAAGGTCTTGTATACAATCAGCGGAGCCAAACCTATTGAAGGATACACTGTGTTTCGTAATGGCGAGACATACAGGTTCTGCTCACAAGAGTGCCGGGCAGAATTTGAGGCTGAACCGGAAAAATACTCGGGTGGAGGTTAG